DNA from Candidatus Binataceae bacterium:
GTCCTGGATATTTTCGGCGATGACGCGAAGGCCGTAGGCCTCACCCGCCGCGCGCGACGCTATCGCGCCAAGGGTTGCGTCTTCAGCCGCCAGCTTGGCCGCCTGCGCGTTCGAGACCACCGCCTCGGTCTCGCAATGCGGCAGGTTGGCGGCGAGATAATTGCGGCACTGGCCGAGCGATTGCTGATGCGACACGATCTTCACGAGCTTCGACTTGTCGCCGTCGCGTGAGAGCAGCGCATGGCGAATCGGCTGCAGGATCTCGCCGATAATCACCAGCGGCGTATCAATCAGGAGATCGAGCGTCAGGCCGACCTGGCCCTCGGTGGAATTTTCGACCGGCACCACGCCGAAATCGGCGCGCCCGTTTTCGACGGCCTGGAATACCGCCGCGAATGACATCAGCGGCATGAAATCGACACTCGCGCCGAAGCGGGCGCGGGCCGCCTCGTGCGAATAGGTATGCTCGGGGCCTAAGAACGCGACGCGCGGCACCTGCTCGAGTCCGCGGCAGGCCGAGATGATCTCTCTATAGATGTTGCGGACGTGGTCTGCGGTCAGCGGCCCCGGATTCTCGGCCACCATCCGTTCGATAATCTCGCGCTCGCGCGCCGGCTGGTAGACGAGCGTGCCGTCGGTGTGCTTGAGGCGTCCGACCTCGGTCGCGATCGTCGCGCGCAGCGCGAGCAGGCGCAGCAGCTTGAGATTGACCTCGTCCATCCGCGCCCTGAGCGTCTCGATCGACGGCGGTTCAGGCGCGATCCGTTTGGCAGTCCTCTGTGGCATCGCGGACGAAATGGCTAACTGATCGGGCGCTCGTTTTCAACGCGGGCACGGGTCACGAACGAGGAGCCCATCGCGGCGAACTTGCGATCGCGATCGCGGCGAAGCTGCTCGGGCTTCATCTTTGATAGCTGTGCGAGATTGCGCGCGATGGCGGCGCCGAGCAGATGCGCCGCTTCGGCTGGCGCGGTATGCGCCCCGCCCGACGGCTCAGGCACGATCTCGTCGATAAGACCGAGGCTCTTCAGATCGGGCGCCGACAGTTTCATCGCGCTCGCCGCGCGCGCCACGTTCTCTTCGCTCGCCGTGCGCCACAGAATCGCCGCGCAGCCTTCGGGCGTGATGACCGAGTAGCACGCGTTCTCCTGCATCAGGACGCGATTCGCGACGCCGAGCGCGAGCGCACCACCAGAGCCGCCCTCGCCAATCACGCACGCGATACTTGGCACGGTGAGCCGCGCCATCAGCTCGAGGTCGGCCGCTATCGCCTCGACTTGCCCGCGCTCCTCGGCGCTCACCCCCGGGTCGGCGCCTTGGGTATCGATAAATGTCAGGAGCGGCAGACCGAATTGCTCGGCGAGCTGATAGACCCGCGCCGCCTTGCGATAGCCGTCGGGCTTGGGACTGCCGAAGTTGCGCTTGATGCGCTCGGCGGTGGTGCGGCCGCGCTGCTGGCCGACGACTGCGACCGGGCGGCCGCCGAAGTAGGCGAGTCCGGCGACGATCGCGCCGTCGTCGCTGAAGCGGCGGTCGCCATGAATTTCGAAGAAGTCGCGCAGCAGCAGATCGAAGTAGTCGAGCGATTGCGGGCGGGTCGGATTGCGCGCGAGGCGGACCCGCTCGATGGGCGACGGACCCGCCGGCGCTGCGCCGTTCGCGCGCTCGGTCCGCGCCGCGCGCGGCTTCTTGCCGTTCGGATTTCCCTTCAACTTGTTTCCCCGCACTGCGCCCATCATGACGCAGGCAGCGCCGCTTGTGGAGCGGCGCGGCCGGCGAAAAACGCGGCCAACATCTCGCGAGCCTTACCCGGCGCGCGCAGCGGGTCAAGCCAGACCACGCCGGGCTGGTGGCGAAACCAGGTGAGCTGGCGCTTGGCGAGGCGCCGCGACTCGCGCTTGGCGTTTTCGATCGCGGCCTTAAGCGTGAGCTCGCCGCGCAGATACGCCGCGATCTCCGCGTAGCCGATTGAATTCAACGGCTGGCGATCAAATGAGTAACCCGCAGAGAGCAATGCGCGCACTTCATCGACCAGCCCGGCCGCGACCATCGCGTCGAATCGGCGGTCGATATTCTCGTAGAGCAGCTCGCGAGCCGTCTCGATCGCGAGCGTGAGTTCGTCGAAGTCGCTTTGCGCAAAGGCGTGGCGCTCCTGATGGCGGCTGATCGGTTCGCCGCTCAGCTCGTACACTTCGAGCGCGCGCGTGATGCGGTAGAGATCGTTGACGTGGATTCGATTCGCCGCCACGGCATCGACGGCGCGCAGACTTTCATGGAGATGCGGCACGCCGTGCTCGGCCGCGATCGCGGCCAGGCGCGCGCGAATCTCGGGCGAGGCCGGCGGTCCTGCGAAAATTCCGCCGCGCAGGACGCGCAGATAGAGTCCGCTGCCGCCAACGACAAGCACCGGATTCCCGCGGCCTGCGATCTCGGCGATGCGCTCGCGCGCCGTCGCGCCGAACGCGGCGACGTCGAGCGGCTCGTCGGGATTTCGGATATCTATAAGATGATGCGGCACGCGGCGGCGCTCGTCATCCGTCGGCTTGGCGGTGCCGATATCCATCGCGCAGTAGAAAAGCCGCGAGTCGGCGTTGACGATCTCCGCGCCGAGCGCCTGTGCAACTTCGAGCGCGAGCGCGGTCTTACCGCTGCCGGTCGGGCCGACGATAAACCCGACCCGAATCCGCACGGGCGCGTTCATCGCCGGAACATCCGCTCGATCTGCCCGCGCGGAAAGCCGATATGCACCGGGCGGCCGTGCGGGCAGTTGGTCTTGAACTCGGTGCGATCGAGCTCCTCGAGCAGCGCGCGAATCTCGCGATCCTCGAGCACCCGCCCAACCCGCACCGAGCCGTGACAGGCAAGCCGCTTCAGCATCTCCTCAAACGCGCCGCCGCTCTCGCCGCGAATCCGCATCTCGCCGACGGCGTCGAGCATGTCAGAGAGAAGTCGCCCCGCCTGCTCGACGCCGAACACCGCCGGCGCGCCGTTGAGCAGGAGCGTCGAAGGGCCGAACGCTTCGACATCGAAGCCCATCGCGCGCAGCTCCGGGATCGCGGCCTGGATCTGCGCCGCGCGCGCCGGGTTAAGCTCGATCGATTGCGGCGTGAGCATCGCCTGGACGCGGATTCCGCCGCTCTTAAGCTCAGCCTTGAGCTTCTCGAACGTGACGCGCTCGTGGGCGGCGTGCTGATCGACCAGCAACAGCCCGTCCTCGCCTTCGAGCGCGATATACCCAGCAAAGAGCTGGCCGATGACTCTCAGTTGCGAGTACATCGGAATCGGCCGCCCC
Protein-coding regions in this window:
- the miaA gene encoding tRNA (adenosine(37)-N6)-dimethylallyltransferase MiaA produces the protein MNAPVRIRVGFIVGPTGSGKTALALEVAQALGAEIVNADSRLFYCAMDIGTAKPTDDERRRVPHHLIDIRNPDEPLDVAAFGATARERIAEIAGRGNPVLVVGGSGLYLRVLRGGIFAGPPASPEIRARLAAIAAEHGVPHLHESLRAVDAVAANRIHVNDLYRITRALEVYELSGEPISRHQERHAFAQSDFDELTLAIETARELLYENIDRRFDAMVAAGLVDEVRALLSAGYSFDRQPLNSIGYAEIAAYLRGELTLKAAIENAKRESRRLAKRQLTWFRHQPGVVWLDPLRAPGKAREMLAAFFAGRAAPQAALPAS
- a CDS encoding acetyl-CoA carboxylase carboxyltransferase subunit alpha encodes the protein MKGNPNGKKPRAARTERANGAAPAGPSPIERVRLARNPTRPQSLDYFDLLLRDFFEIHGDRRFSDDGAIVAGLAYFGGRPVAVVGQQRGRTTAERIKRNFGSPKPDGYRKAARVYQLAEQFGLPLLTFIDTQGADPGVSAEERGQVEAIAADLELMARLTVPSIACVIGEGGSGGALALGVANRVLMQENACYSVITPEGCAAILWRTASEENVARAASAMKLSAPDLKSLGLIDEIVPEPSGGAHTAPAEAAHLLGAAIARNLAQLSKMKPEQLRRDRDRKFAAMGSSFVTRARVENERPIS
- the pheA gene encoding prephenate dehydratase, giving the protein MPQRTAKRIAPEPPSIETLRARMDEVNLKLLRLLALRATIATEVGRLKHTDGTLVYQPAREREIIERMVAENPGPLTADHVRNIYREIISACRGLEQVPRVAFLGPEHTYSHEAARARFGASVDFMPLMSFAAVFQAVENGRADFGVVPVENSTEGQVGLTLDLLIDTPLVIIGEILQPIRHALLSRDGDKSKLVKIVSHQQSLGQCRNYLAANLPHCETEAVVSNAQAAKLAAEDATLGAIASRAAGEAYGLRVIAENIQDIAANTTRFLVMGTQAVDRSARDKTTALFAVADRVGALNQALGLFARNKINISKIESRPLRARPWEYLFFVDLQGNREDPKLKRALESLSHKALFLKVLGSYPEGRSAAA